AAAAAAATTTAAAAAACAATAAGAACATCAGCGTTAATGAATTATGTAAAATGTGCACCACGATGGATGCCGCAAGCGTTTGAGTTCTTTCATACAAGTATCCTAATAATAATCCCAGAATAAAAATTTGCAAAAAAGCAAAGATATCCATGTGCACAAAAGCAAACAGGGAAGCGCTAATTATAATGGCATAGTTCTTTCCAAAGGAATTTTTCAGGGCAGATTGAAGGAATCCACGGAAAATGATTTCTTCGAAAACCGGAGCAATGACAGAGCCAAAAAATATTAAACTGAATAACACGAAGCCGGACTTTTCACTCAGCACCCATTCTACCACATCCTGCATTTCCGGAGTTATTTCATAATAGTTGGAGATCGCATTAATGAGGAACCCTGCAAGCATAATGAGGGGAAGTGTGATCAAGTATCGTTTGACGCCCTGCTTTATATTCCGTGACAAATTTTCAAGAGAAAGCCCCAGCATCGTAATCGATTGGTGATACTTTACGCATGCGATATAAAATACGTACAGACAAAGAAACAGGTTTACGAAGAGGGAAACAAATAAAATGGTCGTGCGATATCCAACATCATTGTTCTGAACTGTGTAGCCAATGATTGCTTGGAGAATCCGCACAATGATTGGCGTCCCTATAAACATGAGGACAAGATAGGCAAGAAAAACCTTTATCGCATCCTTGAAATCCCAGGGGAAATGTAGTGTGATTTCTGTTTTTGTCTGTATCCTATTCACTTTTCATGGTTTGAACAAAAACTTCTCTTTGCCTTGGCCCGTCAAATTCACAAAAGTAAATACCCTGCCATGTCCCGATGGTAAGTTTTGTGCCTGAAATCGGTATTGATGCTGTTGCTCCCATAAGGCTAGCCTTGATATGCGCCGCCGAATTCCCTTCCATATGGGTATAGTGGTTGTTCCAGGGAACTATTTTGTTGAGTTCATGCATGATATCTTTCTGCACGGAAGGGTCGGCATTTTCGTTGATCGTAACAGCGGCAGTTGTGTGAGGCACGTAAACATAACACATCCCTTCTTTCGTCCCCTGTTTTTTTACCATTTCAGAAACACGTTGTGTGATATCAATAAATTCTGTCTTAGCATGTGTTGTGATGGATATTTTATTCATAGAAATTTCATAAATGCGATTTTACACGAAGAGCATTTTAATAGTAATGAAAAACAGATAGGAAATTGAAGCTAATTTCTGAGGCAAAAATCAGGTAGTTATCGTAATAGTTTCGCAATATTTTGTCAAATTTAATTATTTAGAACCAACACCCGTAGTCCCATAGCGCTAACTTACCTGTGCCAACGTCTCACGTACTCACCAATGCGGCCTTCATTATCAAAGTCTTTGTCTATTTTAGGACAATGTAATAAAAACTCTTTAAAACTTGGTTTGTTTGAAAATGTGTTTTCTGCAGGATCAAAAAGAGGGGTATAGAAAAGGGGTACGCATGTTAGCTTAACGTGTTGTTTGATTCCCTTATCGCATCAAAAAGATCCTGAAATAAAGTGTTCGATTAAACGATGACCTTCTTTTATGTAAACGGGAGAAGCGTTTGCGTTGCTTTCACTGTAGGGAAGTCCCATGCCCTTTGGTAGGCCGGCGCCATATGCCGCAAAGGGAACGGGTTCAGGGGTATGGGTTCGTTTTGCAATGGGGGTATAATGGTCTGGAAGGACCAGTATACGCATATCGGAGAATTTTTCTCTGGCTTCGAGGACAGGGCCGATTATCTTGCTGTCAATTTGCTCAATAGCCGATACTTTTTCATGCACATTGCCTTCATGTCCGGCTTCATCCGGGGCCTCTATATGAACAAGAACGATATCATGGTCTTCTAGTGCTCGGATGGCATAGTGGCCTTTTTTGGTATAATCGGTGTCAAGATAGCCTGTTGCGCCGGGCACATTGATACTATCCCATCCGAGATAAGAAGCGATGCCCTTTAAGAGATCAACAGCGGTAATAACAGCGCCGGTAAGATGAAACCTTTCCCGAAATGAGGGCATGTTCGGGCGGTATCCCTGTCCCCACAGCCAGATCATATTGGCTGGATTTTCTTCCAGGTCTATACGCACCGTGTTTATTTCGTGACCTGAAAGTATTTTCCGGGATTGTTCCATAAGGTCAACGAGGATTTCACTTCCGTTTCCTTTCGGAAGATGTTTTTTGATTGATTGGCCCATGATGTCGTGGGGAGGAAAACAGGTGGCATCCATCTTCTGTGTGCCTTTGTAGACCATGATGTGCCGATAACTCTTACCCGTATGAAATTCAATCGTATCGTTGCCCAGTTTTTCATTGAGAAACCGGATAAGCACCCGTGCCTCATCCGTTTTAATATGGCCCGCGCAGAAGTCTTCCAGTCTGTCTTCATCTGCAGTAATGAAATTGCAACGAAAAGCACAATCGTCTTGTTTTAAGACAATGCCGATGCTGGCTGCTTCCAACGGGGCGCGTCCGGTATAATATTTTTTTGGGCTGTAGCCTACAATCGTTAGATTTGCAACGTCACTTCCGGCCGGGAAACCACGGGGAATGGTTTTTACTCTCCCGAGGATACCATTCTGGGCCAGAAAATCAAGATGCGGTGTTCGTGCCGTTTCTATGGGAGTCCTGCCGCTCAGCTTATCAATTGGATAATCCGCCATGCCATCGGGTATAATAATGCAGTATTTCACGTAGCCTCCTATTCTTCGACTCGGAGAAGTTTT
The DNA window shown above is from Candidatus Brocadiaceae bacterium and carries:
- a CDS encoding CPBP family intramembrane metalloprotease; this encodes MNRIQTKTEITLHFPWDFKDAIKVFLAYLVLMFIGTPIIVRILQAIIGYTVQNNDVGYRTTILFVSLFVNLFLCLYVFYIACVKYHQSITMLGLSLENLSRNIKQGVKRYLITLPLIMLAGFLINAISNYYEITPEMQDVVEWVLSEKSGFVLFSLIFFGSVIAPVFEEIIFRGFLQSALKNSFGKNYAIIISASLFAFVHMDIFAFLQIFILGLLLGYLYERTQTLAASIVVHILHNSLTLMFLLFFKFFSNGKMPVF
- a CDS encoding secondary thiamine-phosphate synthase enzyme YjbQ, translating into MNKISITTHAKTEFIDITQRVSEMVKKQGTKEGMCYVYVPHTTAAVTINENADPSVQKDIMHELNKIVPWNNHYTHMEGNSAAHIKASLMGATASIPISGTKLTIGTWQGIYFCEFDGPRQREVFVQTMKSE
- a CDS encoding cofactor-independent phosphoglycerate mutase, encoding MKYCIIIPDGMADYPIDKLSGRTPIETARTPHLDFLAQNGILGRVKTIPRGFPAGSDVANLTIVGYSPKKYYTGRAPLEAASIGIVLKQDDCAFRCNFITADEDRLEDFCAGHIKTDEARVLIRFLNEKLGNDTIEFHTGKSYRHIMVYKGTQKMDATCFPPHDIMGQSIKKHLPKGNGSEILVDLMEQSRKILSGHEINTVRIDLEENPANMIWLWGQGYRPNMPSFRERFHLTGAVITAVDLLKGIASYLGWDSINVPGATGYLDTDYTKKGHYAIRALEDHDIVLVHIEAPDEAGHEGNVHEKVSAIEQIDSKIIGPVLEAREKFSDMRILVLPDHYTPIAKRTHTPEPVPFAAYGAGLPKGMGLPYSESNANASPVYIKEGHRLIEHFISGSF